The following proteins are encoded in a genomic region of Chloracidobacterium sp.:
- a CDS encoding S8 family serine peptidase: protein MDRSNFWVHFGIAAILVTFAAVLGGLERWRSSLSADVAIPEEHRSVGPLKRPPEVLVRFKPDVSLDRMRSIAAASNDQVVDEIESVGGLAVIDDLDDADPQFVVHQYASMNDVEYAEPNYRIQLDDPIEKNNDISPRSAASVFRSDEKVPNDPLFAKQWALNNQGAAGGTARADIDAVAAWQTTTGSSEVVVAVLDSGVELDHEDLKNNIWTRPDDLAAYSDAELGELDDLRGFNGVDLNDDPSDDNGHGTHCAGIIGAEGNNGLGITGVNWNVKIMPLKFLGRNGGGTTEDAIAAINYAIERKKDGVNIRVISASWGSQIYSKALEDTIRAAGDAGILFIAAAGNNGTDNDTGPHYPSNYKLPNVVSVAAVDNTDKLASFSNFGVKSVDVAAPGKAVLSTWLGSSYRELSGTSMATPYVSGVAALIAAQEPKVSMADLRSRLLDSADKLDSLKGKVGTGGRICAANAVRAAHSKAVAGN from the coding sequence ATGGATCGGAGTAATTTTTGGGTGCATTTCGGCATCGCGGCGATTCTTGTTACGTTCGCTGCCGTTCTGGGCGGGCTTGAACGATGGCGTTCATCGCTCTCGGCCGATGTTGCTATTCCTGAGGAACACCGATCTGTCGGCCCGCTCAAGCGTCCGCCCGAGGTCCTTGTGCGTTTCAAGCCTGACGTCAGCCTCGATAGGATGCGTTCGATCGCGGCTGCCAGCAACGATCAAGTAGTAGATGAGATCGAATCGGTCGGCGGCCTTGCCGTGATAGACGATCTTGATGACGCCGATCCTCAGTTCGTAGTGCACCAATATGCATCGATGAACGATGTGGAATACGCGGAACCGAACTATCGCATACAACTGGACGACCCAATCGAAAAAAACAACGATATTTCGCCGCGTTCGGCAGCCTCGGTCTTTCGATCCGATGAGAAGGTGCCGAACGATCCGCTGTTCGCAAAGCAGTGGGCATTGAATAATCAGGGTGCCGCGGGCGGTACGGCACGAGCCGATATCGATGCTGTCGCCGCATGGCAAACGACGACCGGCAGCAGTGAAGTCGTGGTTGCCGTTCTCGACAGCGGTGTTGAACTGGATCACGAAGACCTTAAGAATAATATCTGGACGCGGCCTGATGATCTTGCGGCATACAGCGATGCCGAGCTAGGCGAGCTCGACGATCTGCGCGGCTTCAACGGCGTTGACCTGAATGACGATCCTTCCGATGATAACGGCCATGGTACGCATTGTGCGGGCATTATTGGGGCCGAAGGTAACAACGGTCTGGGCATTACGGGCGTCAACTGGAATGTAAAGATCATGCCGCTGAAATTCCTCGGAAGGAACGGCGGCGGCACTACTGAGGATGCGATCGCGGCGATAAACTACGCGATCGAACGTAAGAAGGACGGGGTCAACATTCGGGTCATCAGTGCGAGTTGGGGCTCGCAGATTTACTCGAAGGCCCTCGAAGATACGATCCGTGCGGCCGGCGATGCGGGCATCCTTTTTATTGCAGCGGCCGGCAATAACGGCACTGATAACGACACTGGTCCTCATTACCCGTCTAACTACAAACTGCCGAACGTCGTTAGTGTTGCTGCGGTGGACAACACCGACAAACTCGCTTCCTTCTCCAATTTCGGAGTCAAGAGCGTCGATGTTGCCGCACCTGGCAAGGCCGTTCTTTCGACTTGGCTCGGCAGCTCATATCGTGAATTGTCCGGCACGTCGATGGCAACGCCCTATGTTTCCGGCGTTGCCGCATTGATCGCGGCACAGGAGCCGAAGGTATCGATGGCAGACCTTCGATCAAGGCTGTTGGATTCGGCCGATAAGCTCGACAGTCTCAAAGGTAAGGTCGGAACCGGCGGACGTATCTGCGCCGCAAATGCCGTTCGGGCCGCCCATTCAAAAGCCGTGGCGGGCAACTGA
- the rsmI gene encoding 16S rRNA (cytidine(1402)-2'-O)-methyltransferase produces MAAGTLYIVATPIGNLQDMTFRGVEVLRSVDLIACEDTRHTQKLLNHFRISNRTVSYHEHNEHEQAERLLDELLKGRSVAVVSDAGMPGVCDPGLRIVARASEAGIKVVPVPGPAAFVAAAAAAGLATDSLFFGGFLPSKKGERRNRLAEIAAVPATLALYETPHRLGRSLADCYEVLGDRRAVVARELTKLHEEFVRGCLSELAERYSAADVKGEIVLLIERGSINAVRVLTKATAIPDRIREIESEGIDHKAAIKKAAKEFGISRSEAYRILQSSKEG; encoded by the coding sequence ATGGCTGCCGGTACCCTTTACATTGTTGCGACGCCGATCGGTAACCTGCAGGATATGACCTTTCGCGGCGTTGAAGTTCTGCGCTCTGTCGATCTGATCGCATGTGAAGATACACGGCACACGCAGAAGCTGCTCAATCATTTCCGGATCTCGAACAGAACCGTCAGTTATCACGAACACAACGAGCACGAACAGGCTGAACGGCTGCTTGATGAACTACTGAAAGGCCGCTCGGTTGCTGTTGTCTCGGATGCGGGCATGCCCGGCGTTTGCGATCCGGGCCTCCGCATCGTAGCTCGCGCTTCCGAGGCAGGCATCAAGGTAGTTCCGGTACCGGGGCCGGCAGCTTTCGTTGCGGCTGCCGCGGCGGCAGGCCTTGCGACCGATTCATTGTTCTTCGGCGGCTTTTTGCCGTCAAAGAAAGGCGAAAGGCGCAACCGGCTTGCCGAAATAGCAGCGGTCCCGGCGACGCTTGCATTATATGAGACACCGCATCGGCTCGGGCGTTCGCTTGCTGATTGTTACGAGGTGCTTGGCGACCGGCGGGCCGTCGTTGCGCGCGAACTTACGAAGCTGCACGAAGAATTCGTTCGCGGGTGTTTATCCGAGCTTGCGGAAAGGTATTCTGCAGCGGACGTTAAGGGCGAGATCGTACTCTTGATCGAACGCGGCTCGATAAACGCCGTACGGGTGCTAACAAAGGCAACAGCTATTCCCGATCGTATCCGCGAAATTGAATCTGAAGGCATCGACCATAAAGCTGCGATAAAGAAAGCCGCCAAGGAGTTCGGTATTTCGCGGTCTGAGGCGTATCGGATACTCCAATCATCCAAAGAAGGCTAA
- a CDS encoding DUF2085 domain-containing protein, with product MPIQARQNYIPVPLAERFRRQAFKVWLIGGAVVLVWVLLILLAPLAKANGFTQISAPLYHFFSYLCHQIPDRSFHIEGEQFGVCSRCFGVYFGIFAGFAIYPLWRKIDDIEPISRIWLALSVIPIGVDWALTIFGVWANTFTSRFVTGMILGAACATFIVPAIVEIARNLTIRRTFREQKT from the coding sequence GTGCCGATACAAGCCCGACAAAATTACATACCGGTGCCCCTTGCCGAGCGATTTCGCCGTCAAGCATTCAAGGTCTGGCTCATCGGAGGTGCGGTCGTTCTCGTTTGGGTGTTACTGATCCTGCTCGCACCTCTCGCCAAGGCGAACGGCTTCACACAGATCTCGGCACCGCTTTATCATTTTTTTAGCTATTTGTGCCATCAGATTCCTGACAGATCTTTTCATATCGAGGGTGAACAATTCGGTGTTTGCTCGCGCTGTTTCGGCGTTTACTTTGGTATATTTGCCGGTTTTGCGATTTATCCGCTCTGGCGGAAGATAGACGATATCGAGCCGATTTCGCGTATTTGGCTTGCCCTGTCGGTGATTCCGATCGGAGTGGATTGGGCGCTCACTATCTTCGGCGTCTGGGCTAACACTTTTACCTCACGGTTCGTTACGGGAATGATACTCGGCGCCGCGTGTGCGACCTTTATCGTACCGGCGATCGTTGAGATCGCAAGAAATCTTACGATCAGACGAACATTTCGCGAGCAGAAGACGTAG
- a CDS encoding M28 family peptidase, with protein sequence MMNKRILSLLTAALFAAQVAFAQAPAKPIKITPAERQAVSAITAKQLSDYLYFVASDEMEGRDTPSRGLDTTAKFIGMNLSRWGFKPAGDNGTYYQKIALRYEQADPDRNSLKVGDTTYKFNTDYFKLSGNGSVSGPLVFGGEGWLVKSKGMEPYKNMDLTGKIVILMSKAPPRGAGGMALPPGVTQADLTGTKGVDWADPVTYAKSKGAKAVINIAGPQLAAFWPQIKGFFGRPRVSPEKLEKAAANPDIPALLLSHQAGEAIVGKDKLEAGNAFELDKTAAIEAESKVETKWTQNVVALWEGSDPVLKKEMVAIGAHYDHDGIRPDAPGPDKIWNGADDDGSGTVAVLSIAEALAKSSVKPKRSILFVWHCGEEKGLWGSEYFNKFPTVDIKEVVAQLNIDMIGRSKPEGDTDPKDKELSDANTIYVIGKDMMSSTLGSVVSGVNAGYLKMNYDTRYDDPKDPNRFFFRSDHFNYAQNGIPVTFWFDGIHVDYHQASDTADKIDYQKMEKVTRTIMLTLFKIADLKTRPAVDKELPAELKR encoded by the coding sequence ATGATGAATAAACGAATACTTTCCCTTCTTACCGCTGCTCTTTTCGCGGCTCAGGTAGCTTTTGCACAGGCTCCGGCCAAGCCGATCAAGATCACGCCTGCCGAACGTCAGGCAGTATCCGCTATCACGGCAAAGCAGCTTAGCGATTATCTCTATTTCGTCGCATCAGACGAAATGGAAGGCCGCGACACGCCTTCGCGAGGCCTGGATACGACCGCTAAATTCATCGGTATGAATTTGTCGCGTTGGGGCTTTAAGCCGGCGGGCGATAACGGCACATATTACCAGAAGATCGCTCTTCGATATGAGCAGGCCGATCCGGACCGCAACAGCTTAAAGGTCGGCGATACAACCTATAAGTTCAATACCGATTACTTTAAACTTTCGGGTAACGGTTCGGTTTCGGGGCCGCTCGTATTCGGCGGCGAAGGCTGGCTGGTTAAGTCCAAAGGGATGGAACCATACAAGAATATGGACCTGACGGGTAAGATCGTCATCCTTATGTCAAAAGCACCGCCGCGCGGAGCGGGCGGCATGGCACTTCCTCCGGGTGTTACACAGGCTGACCTCACCGGGACGAAAGGTGTGGATTGGGCCGATCCTGTTACCTATGCCAAGTCAAAGGGTGCAAAGGCTGTCATAAATATCGCGGGGCCGCAATTGGCCGCTTTCTGGCCGCAGATCAAGGGCTTCTTCGGCAGGCCGCGCGTCTCACCCGAGAAACTGGAAAAAGCCGCGGCTAACCCTGATATCCCGGCCCTTCTGCTATCGCATCAGGCGGGTGAAGCGATCGTCGGCAAAGACAAGCTTGAGGCCGGGAACGCTTTCGAACTCGACAAGACAGCCGCGATCGAGGCCGAATCAAAGGTCGAAACGAAATGGACGCAGAATGTCGTCGCACTTTGGGAAGGCAGCGACCCTGTACTCAAGAAGGAAATGGTCGCGATCGGGGCGCATTACGATCACGACGGGATCAGGCCTGACGCACCGGGGCCGGACAAGATCTGGAACGGAGCCGATGATGACGGCTCGGGAACCGTAGCGGTGCTCTCGATCGCCGAAGCTCTTGCAAAGTCGTCTGTAAAACCAAAGCGTTCGATCCTTTTCGTATGGCATTGCGGCGAAGAGAAAGGCCTTTGGGGCAGCGAATACTTCAATAAGTTCCCGACGGTGGATATCAAGGAGGTCGTCGCACAGCTCAATATCGATATGATCGGCCGCAGCAAGCCTGAGGGCGACACCGACCCGAAAGATAAAGAACTCTCTGATGCTAATACGATCTATGTGATCGGCAAGGATATGATGAGTTCGACGCTGGGCAGCGTGGTAAGCGGCGTTAACGCAGGTTACCTTAAAATGAATTACGACACGCGTTACGACGACCCGAAGGACCCGAATCGCTTTTTCTTCCGGTCAGATCACTTCAACTACGCACAGAACGGTATTCCGGTCACATTTTGGTTTGACGGCATCCACGTTGATTATCATCAGGCAAGCGACACAGCAGATAAGATCGATTATCAGAAGATGGAAAAGGTTACACGCACCATTATGCTGACGCTCTTTAAGATCGCTGATCTTAAGACACGACCGGCCGTTGATAAAGAACTTCCGGCGGAACTAAAGCGTTAG
- the ppsA gene encoding phosphoenolpyruvate synthase has translation MSETNPYVLDLSDVSANDVALVGGKCASLGELFRELTQQGVRAVDGYSTTSHAYELLLETDGLRDRLKSLLKDLDVNDLDALARVGSEARRLMLETPFPEQIEMAILEANRRLGERIGKRTFEVAVRSSATAEDLPDASFAGQQDTLLNVRGEAQLIAACHECYASLWTDRAISYRTAKGFDHFDVALSIGVQPMVRSDTACSGVMFTLDTESGFRDAVVINGAWGLGEAVVQGMATPDEWIVYKPTLKLGFRPIVTRKLGIKEVKMVFNDDGIGTKVRDVVETQRNRFCLAGFEVLQLATWACAIEDHYSKLAGRSQPMDIEWAKDGITGELFILQARPETVHARKETNFIETYKLTGTHGAPLATGVAVGEKIGHGTAHVLLDPSKLNTFKEGEILVTSMTDPAWEPIMKRASAIVTDRGGRTCHSAIISRELGIPCVVGTTDGTEKIKNGAPVTVSCAEGERGNIYYGKIDFKVEKQKISQKDRPKTQIMMNVGDPDRAFDAARFPNDGVGLARLEFIINNHIGIHPMALVNYPSLKKPADIETISRRIGEDDPKEFFVRKLAEGVGRIAAAFYPKPVIVRMSDFKSNEYAMLIGGKEFEPEEENPMIGFRGASRYYDDRYRAGFRLECLALLRAREDMGLVNIKPMIPFCRTVEEGQKVIDLMAEHGLKQGENDLEIYAMCELPANVVFADEFLKVFDGYSIGSNDLTQLALGLDRDSEMVAHLFDERNGAVEKMVAMAIEAAQRNGKKIGICGQAPSDYPEFAEFLVEKGINSISLNPDTVLQTTAHILEAEKRLGLAEDDPKQQLRASK, from the coding sequence ATGAGCGAAACCAACCCATACGTACTCGATCTCAGCGATGTCAGTGCAAATGATGTCGCACTCGTCGGCGGAAAATGCGCAAGCCTCGGCGAACTATTTCGTGAATTGACGCAGCAGGGCGTGCGTGCGGTCGATGGCTATTCAACGACGAGCCATGCGTACGAACTTCTTCTTGAGACCGACGGGCTTCGCGATCGGCTCAAGAGCCTTTTGAAAGACCTTGATGTCAACGATCTCGATGCGCTCGCCCGCGTCGGCAGCGAGGCGCGCCGCCTGATGCTCGAAACTCCCTTTCCAGAGCAGATCGAAATGGCGATCCTCGAGGCGAATCGACGCCTCGGTGAGCGGATAGGCAAGCGCACGTTCGAGGTTGCGGTTCGTTCGTCGGCTACGGCCGAGGACCTTCCGGATGCGAGTTTTGCCGGCCAGCAGGATACACTCCTCAATGTCCGCGGCGAAGCTCAGCTCATTGCGGCCTGCCATGAGTGCTATGCATCGCTTTGGACAGATCGAGCGATCTCATATCGTACGGCGAAGGGCTTCGACCATTTCGATGTTGCTCTCTCGATCGGTGTGCAGCCGATGGTTCGATCAGATACGGCCTGTTCGGGCGTTATGTTCACGCTCGATACAGAGAGCGGCTTCCGCGACGCTGTCGTTATCAACGGCGCGTGGGGGTTAGGCGAGGCGGTCGTGCAGGGAATGGCGACGCCGGATGAATGGATCGTCTATAAGCCGACCCTAAAGCTCGGGTTCCGCCCGATCGTAACCCGGAAACTCGGCATCAAGGAGGTCAAGATGGTCTTTAACGACGACGGTATCGGCACGAAGGTGCGGGACGTCGTCGAGACGCAGAGGAACCGCTTCTGCCTGGCCGGCTTTGAGGTTCTCCAGCTTGCGACGTGGGCTTGTGCGATCGAGGATCATTACTCGAAGCTTGCGGGCCGCAGCCAGCCGATGGATATTGAGTGGGCAAAGGACGGCATCACGGGCGAACTTTTTATACTGCAAGCACGGCCTGAAACCGTTCATGCCCGCAAGGAAACCAACTTCATCGAGACGTATAAGCTGACCGGAACGCATGGGGCACCGCTGGCGACCGGCGTTGCTGTCGGCGAAAAGATCGGGCACGGCACTGCACACGTTCTGCTCGATCCGTCGAAACTGAATACTTTCAAGGAAGGCGAGATACTTGTAACTTCGATGACCGATCCCGCATGGGAACCGATCATGAAACGTGCTTCGGCGATCGTTACCGATCGCGGCGGCCGTACTTGCCACAGCGCGATCATCAGCCGTGAACTCGGCATTCCGTGTGTCGTCGGAACGACCGACGGCACTGAGAAGATAAAGAACGGTGCTCCGGTCACGGTCTCATGCGCGGAGGGCGAACGCGGAAATATCTATTACGGAAAGATCGATTTCAAGGTCGAAAAACAGAAGATCTCGCAAAAGGATCGCCCGAAAACTCAAATAATGATGAATGTCGGCGATCCGGATCGCGCGTTCGATGCCGCCCGCTTTCCGAATGACGGTGTCGGGCTTGCTCGGCTCGAATTCATCATCAACAACCACATCGGCATACATCCGATGGCGCTGGTGAACTATCCCTCGCTCAAAAAGCCGGCTGATATCGAAACGATCTCGCGCAGGATCGGCGAAGATGACCCAAAGGAATTCTTTGTCCGCAAACTTGCCGAGGGTGTAGGCCGGATCGCCGCCGCGTTCTATCCGAAGCCGGTGATAGTGCGTATGTCGGACTTCAAATCAAATGAGTACGCGATGCTCATTGGCGGTAAGGAGTTCGAGCCGGAGGAAGAGAATCCGATGATCGGCTTTCGCGGTGCGTCACGATATTACGATGATCGCTATAGGGCCGGTTTCAGGCTTGAGTGCCTTGCACTTTTACGCGCCCGTGAAGATATGGGGCTTGTGAACATCAAACCGATGATCCCATTCTGCCGAACGGTCGAAGAAGGCCAAAAGGTCATCGACCTCATGGCGGAACACGGCCTTAAACAGGGCGAGAACGACCTCGAGATCTACGCGATGTGCGAGCTGCCGGCGAATGTTGTGTTCGCTGACGAATTCCTAAAGGTCTTTGACGGTTATTCGATCGGCTCGAACGACCTGACACAGCTTGCGCTCGGCCTTGACCGCGACAGCGAGATGGTCGCGCATCTTTTTGACGAGCGGAACGGCGCCGTCGAGAAGATGGTCGCAATGGCGATCGAAGCCGCTCAGCGTAACGGCAAAAAGATCGGTATTTGCGGCCAGGCACCGTCGGATTATCCCGAATTCGCCGAATTTTTGGTCGAAAAGGGTATAAATTCGATCTCGCTCAATCCTGATACGGTACTTCAGACGACCGCGCATATTCTCGAAGCTGAAAAGCGGCTCGGCCTTGCGGAGGACGATCCGAAACAGCAGCTTCGGGCGTCGAAATAG